ACGATGTGGGAGGACAGGCCGTGCGAGTTCCCGCATAGGGGCGCGTACTGGTGGAACAGTGCCGCTCCCACCGGTGGCGGGCATAATGGCGACTGGCTGCACACCGCCTCGTTCTCCTGGATGAGAGGCGAGGAAGAGGTTGTTGTCAGCGACAGCATGCCCTTCGACCTGGCAAACCTCACGGTAGCGGCAGAGCCGGAGTACCTGATCTACGACCCGGACGAGGAAGACGAGCCGACCATTACCTACACACTCTCCGACTGCTTTGACGCGTACCCGCCTGCGCAGGAAACCAGTGTCAACATCGAGATACTCACCTCGGATCAAGAGCACGTAAGGACTGAGGCCGTCACGAAGACAGCCGGTCCGAATGCAACGTATACGTACACATGGGACGGCAAGAATGACGTCGGGGATCTGATGCCGAAGGGTATCTACCTCTACAAGATCGTCGCCGCCCAGATACTCGATGACCCGCCCTGGGACCCGTTCAACCCAAGCCCGACCTTCCACTGGGACCAGGATTGCGACAAGTCAACCTGGCAGATTCACAGTACGGACGCTGAGGAAGTAGCCTACGATGAGGAGACCGGCGTAAGCACGATGCGAGTAAGCTTCTCCGCAGGCCCGATGGAACCGCTGCCCGGAATGCAATTGAGCAGGGCAAGGCTGGATGTATACGATCCTGACCTGGAATTGCTTGCCAGCGAATCTCTCACCGGCAGCTTACCAGTCAACGCCACCATCTACTTCCCTGATATTGAGGTGAACTTCAACAAGGGTGGGACATATCGGTTCCTGGTGTCGGCAGGGGACAAGCAGTACGTAGGCGCTCTTGTCGAAAAAGCCCATCGTGAAAGACCACTGCTGCAGCACAACTACTCTTGGACAAGTATCGGGATTGCGGCCTTTCTTGATGCCGGACACGGAGGCACGGATTCCGGGACAACAGGAACAACCCGATACAGCGAATGGGATGAAAGAGAAGCTAATCAGTGGGTCAGACAGCTCTTGGCAGGAGTACTTGCAACTCACTGTGTCATCGAGCATCCGGGGTGGACACACATGGATTGTGTGAAGAGGTTGTACCACCCTATTGATGTGCCCAGGTTCCTGGATAAGAGGGATGAACAGACCAGGATGTTGCTCAGTGGACGAGAAAGGCGCGCAAGTTGGGTCGACGCCCAGCTCCGTGCTGATCAGCCTGATCGTGCCGTGTTCATTTCTCTTCACTGCAGCGCCGGCACCACACACAAGACAACAAACCGGCTCACGGAAGTATGCTACCGTCCAGATATCATAGATTCGTACTCATTAGCTGACAACTTGAAGGATCACTTGACGGCAATCAGCCCAATGCGCACATATGTGACCAGGAATGCCACGGGTGACCCAAGACAGACCATGCTTCGAGCCTTGGCTGACCGGAGAAAGCGGACGCACACATATCTGATGCCCTCGAATCTCCTGGAAATGGTCATGCTGACCACTAATGAAGACGAGGATTTGATCAAGTGGGATTTCGGCCAGCACATGTTTGCCCAATATATTCACGACAGCTATTGCAGTTTTCAGTTTCCAATTATTAGTTACTGATATACATCCGGAGGAATAACAGTGAGCGGGACACAAGCTTTTCTCAAGTTGTTTGCCATTATCCTGGTGACACGGCTCCTGAGCGCACTGTATGCTACAGAGGAACCGTCTGAGCATTTGCCTGAGATTCTGCACCCCGCATGGTCACCTGACGGCCAGTACATCGCGTTCCAGGCTGATCACATTGATGGCAACTGCGACATATGGGCGATCCATCCGGACGGGAGTGGCTTGGAACGAATGACAACTGATTCGGCTGCCGACTTGCATCCTCAGTGGTCTCCGGATTCAGGCGCTTTGTACTTCCTGTCGTTCCGATCCGGCGCCCGGCGGCTGTGGAAGAAGGACTTGGCTACCGGCGCGGAGTCGCGGGTAGCGGACATTGCTCTCTCCGACTACGCAGTATCGAGCGATGGCAGTGAGTTTATCATCCAGACAGGGCGAAATGGCAACGTAGATCTGGTCATCGCATCCGCGCTGAACGGCAGAGACATAAGATGGCTGGCTGCCAGCCGAGACGGAGAGTATACTCCTGCGTGGTCTCCTGATCACCAACAGGCAGCGTTCCTGAAGCACGAGAACCTGTGGGCGAGGAGCGCTGTTGACCGTTCAAACCTGCGGCAGTTGACGAACTTCACCGATGAAGAGCGCGTTGTAGGCTCGATATCGTGGGGAACCAGCGGGTTCATTGCGTTTGATATGGATGGCAAGATATACAAAGTCAGGCCGGATAGCACCGGCCTGACTTGCGTGCTCGACAATGGCGACCCGGTTAGCTGGGCTCAGGATCCCACATGGTCCCCCGGTGGTACACACCTCGCCTTCGTCAGGTCAGTGGGTGGAACGCAGGGCTTGTGGATCATGAACGCCGACGGCACCGGACTGAGTCAGGTGCAGTGCGTCGCAGGCGAGCCGGCATTCGAGCCGGGCGCAGGCACGTATGCTACGACGCAGAGCGTCGCCATAACGTGTCCCACGACCGGCGCGACGATCCGGTACACTACCGACGAGACGGAACCTACGGAGAGCAGCGCTGAGTACACGTCAGCAGTGACGATCGACAAGTCCACGACTCTGAAAGCAAGAGCGTGGAAGTCCGGGCTGTTGCCGGGCTACACGCACAGCGCTACTTACGAGTTGAAGGTGGCCACGCCGTCATTCGATCCCGACGGCGGCACGTATTCGGGCGCACAAAGCGTGACCATCACCTGCGACACTTCCGACGTGACTGTTCGCTACACCACGGATGGCACCGAGCCTGATGAGAACAGCGCAGAGTACGCAGGCCTGGTGTTGATTACCGAGGACAGCACTCTGAAGGCCAAGGCCTGGAAAACGGACTGGACGGACAGCGACGTCAAGAGCGCGGACTACGTCATCCAGTAGTTGCCGCGAGCACAGCAGAAAGCACAAAGGGACGCCCGGGTGGGCGTCCCCTTTTTCCTCATATCTTGGTGGAGCGGCTCACTTCTCGGCGATGGCCTGGGTCTTCTGTGTATCGAGGTCGAAGCCGGGCCCCATGGTCGAGGAGACGGTGATCCGCTTCAGGTATCGTCCCTTCGCAGCGGCCGGGCGGGCCTTGAGGAGCGCGGATATCAGGGCCGCCAGGTTCTCGACCAGCTTTTCCGCATCGAAGGAGACCTTGCCGATCGCCATGTGGATCGTGCCGGCCTTGTCTACCCTGTACTCGACGCGCGACGCGCTCTTGATGTCCTTGACGACCTTGTCAACGTCCATCGTGACGGTGCCGGACTTCGGGTTCGGCATCCTAGGGCCGAGGATCTTGCCGAGCTTTCCGACCATGCTCATGACGTCCGGCGTTGCGACCAGGATGTCGAACTCGCGCCATCCGCCCTCGATCTGCTTCACGAGGTCTTCCGCGCCGACCGTGTCCGCGCCCGCGTCCGTCGCGGCCTGAGCCTTGTCGCCCTTGGCGAAGACGGCTACGCGGCGGGACTTGCCCGTGCCGTGGGGGAGTGTGGTGGTGCCTCGGACCATCTGATCGCCGTGGCGCGGGTCTACCCCGAGCCGGACGGCGACGTCTACGGTCTCGTCGAACTTGGCGTTGGCAAGTTCCTTGACTGTGGCGAGCGCCTCAGCCGGCTCCCACAGCTTGCCCTTCTCGATCTTCGTAAGTGCTTCGTTGTACCTTTTGCCGTGATCGGCCATTGCGAATCCTCCTTGTGGTGTGTCTGCGGCCCGCGATGCGGACCTCCCACGGGGTACTAGCCCTCCACCTCGATGCCGGCGGATCGGGCGGTACCCTCGATGATCTTCATGGCGGCTTCTATGTCGTTCGCATTCAGGTCGGGCATCTTCAGCTCGGCGATGCTCCGCACCTGCTCGCGAGTAACCTTGCCGACCTTCTCGCGGTTGGGCACGCCTGAACCTTTGTCAATGCCCGCAGCCTTCTTGAGCAGTTCGCCGGCGGGCGGAGTCTTCAGAATGTACGTGAACGAGCGGTCCTCGAATACGGTGATCTCTACGGGGACGATCGTGCCGACCTGCGAAGACGTCTTCTCGTTGTACGACTTGATGAACTCCATCATATTGATGCCGTATTGGCCCAGCGCGGGGCCAACAGGTGGTGCCGGCGTGGCCTGCCCAGCGGGAATCTGGAGCTTGACCACTCCCATAACCTTCTTAGCCATTGTGATCCTCCATCACCATACTGCTTCACCGTCATGCCGAACTCGATTCAGCGTGACGAGAGACGCGTTATATCTTCTCTACCTGAGTGAAGTCGAGTTCGACCGGGGTATCTCTGCCGAAGATCGAGATCAGCACCCGGAGTTTCTCTCTCGGAGCGTTGACGTCTTCGATAGTACCGGTGAACTCCGCGAACGGCCCGGACATGACGCGCACGACCTGGCCCTTCTCCCAGAGCAACTTGGGCTTCTGGCGCGGGCCTTCCACGGCCTCCAGGATGTTCGCGATCTCCTTGTCCTGAAGCGGGACCGGCTTGTTACCGGAGCTGACGAATCCCGTGACCCCGGTGGTGCTCTTCACGAGGTACCACGTCTGGTCGTCGAGAACCATCTCTATCAGGATGTAACCGGGGAATATCTTGCGCGCGACCTCGCGTTTCTTGCCGGCGCGCGTGCGCAACTCCTGCTCCGTGGGGATCAGTATCCTGAAGACACGGTCCTTCAGGCCCATTGATTCCGCGCGGCGCTCGATATTCGTCTTTACCTTGTTTTCATGCCCTGAGTACGTGTGTACTGCGTACCAGTGCCTTTCCATAATCAAGCCTCACATCATGTCGGCGAGTCTGTGCGAGCAGCCTTTCTCGCGTTGGCTACCAGCCGACCTTCTTGGTCAGCCATCCCAGCACGAGGTCGAGTCCGCCGATCCAG
This window of the Armatimonadota bacterium genome carries:
- the rplK gene encoding 50S ribosomal protein L11, whose translation is MAKKVMGVVKLQIPAGQATPAPPVGPALGQYGINMMEFIKSYNEKTSSQVGTIVPVEITVFEDRSFTYILKTPPAGELLKKAAGIDKGSGVPNREKVGKVTREQVRSIAELKMPDLNANDIEAAMKIIEGTARSAGIEVEG
- a CDS encoding 50S ribosomal protein L1 encodes the protein MADHGKRYNEALTKIEKGKLWEPAEALATVKELANAKFDETVDVAVRLGVDPRHGDQMVRGTTTLPHGTGKSRRVAVFAKGDKAQAATDAGADTVGAEDLVKQIEGGWREFDILVATPDVMSMVGKLGKILGPRMPNPKSGTVTMDVDKVVKDIKSASRVEYRVDKAGTIHMAIGKVSFDAEKLVENLAALISALLKARPAAAKGRYLKRITVSSTMGPGFDLDTQKTQAIAEK
- the nusG gene encoding transcription termination/antitermination factor NusG, giving the protein MERHWYAVHTYSGHENKVKTNIERRAESMGLKDRVFRILIPTEQELRTRAGKKREVARKIFPGYILIEMVLDDQTWYLVKSTTGVTGFVSSGNKPVPLQDKEIANILEAVEGPRQKPKLLWEKGQVVRVMSGPFAEFTGTIEDVNAPREKLRVLISIFGRDTPVELDFTQVEKI
- a CDS encoding N-acetylmuramoyl-L-alanine amidase, coding for MTRMKPVGAAALLFLCILSAAWGRLGQEKGPAIVANDPEGRRVPENCLECNWSSGSVVVGLGEEAEFRVTGAEDQDIYYDPLAIWDVVTATWEFYRNDTQARVYPLDVSYRTVAHVEGEPSGRAYYDFYVTCEFTDTGHYTAKCIISDGRAPGDPARDDPIAKQFTDADVQCSVEVNSVFSTNGVMTYPGSPIGGNVGMEVEWVAGYRPGKSATHECEFLLTPLGGGMWVTMWEDRPCEFPHRGAYWWNSAAPTGGGHNGDWLHTASFSWMRGEEEVVVSDSMPFDLANLTVAAEPEYLIYDPDEEDEPTITYTLSDCFDAYPPAQETSVNIEILTSDQEHVRTEAVTKTAGPNATYTYTWDGKNDVGDLMPKGIYLYKIVAAQILDDPPWDPFNPSPTFHWDQDCDKSTWQIHSTDAEEVAYDEETGVSTMRVSFSAGPMEPLPGMQLSRARLDVYDPDLELLASESLTGSLPVNATIYFPDIEVNFNKGGTYRFLVSAGDKQYVGALVEKAHRERPLLQHNYSWTSIGIAAFLDAGHGGTDSGTTGTTRYSEWDEREANQWVRQLLAGVLATHCVIEHPGWTHMDCVKRLYHPIDVPRFLDKRDEQTRMLLSGRERRASWVDAQLRADQPDRAVFISLHCSAGTTHKTTNRLTEVCYRPDIIDSYSLADNLKDHLTAISPMRTYVTRNATGDPRQTMLRALADRRKRTHTYLMPSNLLEMVMLTTNEDEDLIKWDFGQHMFAQYIHDSYCSFQFPIISY
- a CDS encoding chitobiase/beta-hexosaminidase C-terminal domain-containing protein gives rise to the protein MPEILHPAWSPDGQYIAFQADHIDGNCDIWAIHPDGSGLERMTTDSAADLHPQWSPDSGALYFLSFRSGARRLWKKDLATGAESRVADIALSDYAVSSDGSEFIIQTGRNGNVDLVIASALNGRDIRWLAASRDGEYTPAWSPDHQQAAFLKHENLWARSAVDRSNLRQLTNFTDEERVVGSISWGTSGFIAFDMDGKIYKVRPDSTGLTCVLDNGDPVSWAQDPTWSPGGTHLAFVRSVGGTQGLWIMNADGTGLSQVQCVAGEPAFEPGAGTYATTQSVAITCPTTGATIRYTTDETEPTESSAEYTSAVTIDKSTTLKARAWKSGLLPGYTHSATYELKVATPSFDPDGGTYSGAQSVTITCDTSDVTVRYTTDGTEPDENSAEYAGLVLITEDSTLKAKAWKTDWTDSDVKSADYVIQ